The window GCCTTGGGACGGGAGGTTTTCAGAAAAGACGGACAGGGTCGTTGAGGCCTTTACCTCTTCAATCGATGTCGACAAACGGCTTTATGCCTATGATGTGGAAGGGAGCATCGCCCACTGCAAGATGCTCGCCAAGGCAGCCATCATTACCGAAGCGGAATCAGCAGAATTGGTGGAAGGGCTGCGTGAGGTTCTGAAAGAGATCGAGCGGGGCGTTTTTCATTTTGACGACAGCCTTGAAGATATCCACATGCATATCGAGGCGCGACTGGCACAAAACATTGGGCGGGTGGCCCAGAAGCTTCATACCGCCAGAAGCCGCAATGATCAGGTGGCTCTGGATGTGCGGATGTACCTGCGGGATGAAACCACCGCCGTCATCAAGCTTCTGTTTCAATTGAGCAAGGAAATTGTGTCCCTGGCAAAGTCTCACCTGGAGATGGTAATGCCGGGATACACGCATCTGCAGCGGGCCCAGCCGGTCTTGTTGTCGCATCATCTCATGGCTTACCATGAAATGTTTTCCCGGGATGTGGAAAGATTTCAGGACTGCTACAAACGGATCAATGTCATGCCCCTGGGAAGCGCGGCCCTGGCCGGCACCACCTACCCCATTGACAGGGAATACACCGCCAAGCTTCTGGATTTTCCGGCTGTGTCGGCTAACAGCATGGATACCGTGTCAGACCGGGATTTTATTTTAGAGTTTCTTTCCTGCGCCAGCATCTGTATGGTTCATTTCAGCCGCATTTCGGAAGAACTGGTTTTGTGGTCTTCTTCCGAGTTTGGCTTTGTGGAAATTCCGGACGCTTTTGCCACCGGCAGCAGCATCATGCCCCAGAAGAAAAACCCGGATGTACCGGAACTGGTCAGGGGAAAAGCCGGCCGGATTTTTGGCGATCTGATGGCCATGCTTACGGTCATGAAGGGGCTCCCGCTGGCTTATAATCGTGACATGCAGGAGGATAAAGCGTCCCTCTTTGATGCGCTGGACACCCTCAAAGCCTGTATCCAGGTTTATATCAGGATGCTGCCGCGGCTCCGATTTAAAAAGGAGACCATGCTCCGGGCGACTCGCACCGGCTATTTGAATGCAACGGATCTGGCCGATTATCTGGTGGGGCAGGGGATGTCTTTCCGGCAGGCGCACGACACGGTCGGCAAAGCCGTGGCTTATGCGCTCTCAACGGGCAAGGAACTGCATGATTTATCCCTGGAGGAACTCAAGAAATTCTCGTCGCTGATTAAGAAAGATATTTATCAGGTTCTGGCCACGGAACGGATGATTGACCGACGCACATCTGCGGGCGGGACCGCCACTGCAGCCGTCAAAAAAGCCATTTCCAAGGCAGAAAAGCACCTGAACAGGATGAAAGACGCCATCTGATGTTTCAAAAAACAGAGAGAAAAATCCTGCCGTATATTCTGATCCTGCTGGCGGTCGGTTTTGTGTGGGTCGGTTGCGGGAAAAAAGCCCCGCCGCGACCGCCGGGCCCGGAAGAGGCGCCGGCTACGGTGGGCCGGTTAAGCAAAACCATCAGCGTCGACACACTCAGCCTGACCTGGGACCCTGTGACAAAGAAGGCTGCAGAACCGGCCGGGTTTTATGTCTTTCGGTCAAAAGTACGGCTGACGGATTCGGCCTGCCCTACCTGTCCGGTGTTTTTTGAACGGGTGGCGGCAATCCCCTATCGGGAAAAGGGTTCAGGTGATGCAGCCCCTCATCCATTTGAATATCGGGAAACCCTGGCGCGTGGTTTTCGCTACATCTATAAAGTGGCGGCATATTCTAATAGCGGGGCAATCGGCAAAGATTCCAACACGGTTGAGTTTACCCATTGATATGGGTCGGCGCGGTGGCCGACCCTACGGTCTTGTAGAGGCGTATTATGCCGAAAATTCCTTTTTTTAAAATGAGCGGCAGCGGAAACGATTTTATCATCATTGACAATCGGGAAGGGGTAGTCGCTGCCGAAAATATCGCAACATTTGTCCGGAACGTGTGCTGCCGCAGGATGTCGGCGGGCGGGGACGGTTTGATACTGGTGGAAAAATCGGACGCTGCCGACTTCAAATGGCAGTTTTTTAATTCAGACGGCAGCCTGGCCGAGATGTGCGGCAACGGCGCCAGGTGCGTGGCCCGATTTGCCTACGTCAATGGCATCACCGGTTCGGACATGTCCTTTGAAACCGATGCGGGGATTGTATCGGCGACGGTTTCAGACCGGCGGGTAAAGATCAGCATGCCCGATCCGGACAATTTAACACTGAGCGACGGGGTTGAACTGGCAAGCGGTCCCTTGGCATTTTCCAGCGTGAATACCGGCGTGCCGCACGTGGTGATACCGGTGGGGGATATTGATTCAGCCCAGGTGGTGGAGATCGGCCGGGAGATTCGTTATCATCAGAAATTCAAGCCGGCCGGGACCAATGTCAATTTTATCAGCCTGCGGCCGGACGGCGTCGCTGCCGTGCGGACCTATGAACGCGGCGTTGAAGATGAAACCCTGGCATGCGGAACCGGCGCCATTGCCTGCGCCGTCGTGCTTGCCGCCCAGTTTAAAAAGCCGTCCCCCATCGACGTTGAAACCAAAAGCGGGGGAACGCTTCGCATCTATTTTAAAGAAAACAACGGCCATTTTTTTGATATTTTTCTTGAAGGCGATGCCCGAATCATCTACAAAGGAAAACTTTGGGAGGATGCGTGGAATTATGGTCGGCATCCTTTCGACGGGCCCAAACGGATTGTAACGCCATGAACCTATAATATATTTAGAGAGGGACATTAGACTTATGCTGACAATCGAAAAATCCGACCGACTCAAAAGCCTGCCGCCCTACCTGTTTAAAGAAATTGACAGACAAAAGGACGAAGTCAGAAAAAAAGGCGTTGACATCATCGACGTGGGGGTCGGCGATCCGGACATGCCGACGCCGCCGCATATCATTGCAGCGTTGAATAAAGCCGCAGCCGATCCGGCCAACCATCGCTATCCTTCCTATAGCGGAATGGGGGATTTCAATGCGGCCGTTGCCCGCTGGTATCAAAAACGGTTTAACGTGGCACTGGATCATGAAAAAGAAGTTGTTACCCTGATCGGCTCCAAGGAGGGGATCGCACATATTCCCCTGGCGTTTATCAATCCGGGGGACACGGCCCTTGCGAGCAGCCCGGGATATCCGGTCTATCATATCGGTGTACAGTTTGCCGGGGGCAAGACCTACTTCATGGATTTGTTAAAACAAAATGATTTTCTGCCGGATCTGTCCGCAATTCCCCAGGAAGTCGCCCGCAACGCCAAGATAATGTTCATCAACTATCCGAACAACCCCACGGCAGCGGTGGCAACGGCTGAATTTTTCAAAGAGGTGGTCGCATATGCCGAAAAACACAAGATTATCGTGTGTCATGACGCTGCGTATACTGAAATGGCGTTTGACGGATTCCGGCCCATCAGTTTTCTGGAAACGGACGGCGCCAGGGAAGTCGGAATCGAATTTCATTCCCTTTCCAAAACTTACAACATGACCGGATGGCGGGTGGGTTTTGCCGTCGGCCGCAGCGAAGTCATACAAGCCCTGGGGCAGGTCAAAAGCAATATCGATTCCGGCGCTTTTCAGGCGGTTCAGATTGCCGGCATCGCCGCTCTGGAAGGAGATCAGGGCTGTGTGGCGGAAATGAATAAGGAGTATACCGCCCGTCGGGATATCCTGGTGAAAGGCCTGATCGACCTTGGCCTGTCGGTGGAAATGCCCAAGGCCACATTTTATGTCTGGATCGGGGTTCCCAAGGGGTATACCTCGTCGGAATTTACCAGCCATCTTCTCTTGAAAGCGGGCGTCGTGTGCACACCGGGCAATGGCTTTGGCGCTGCCGGGGAAGGGTACGTGCGCATGGCCCTGACGGTGGGACAGAAAAGAATGAAAGAAGCGATTGAACGGATACGCTCCATCGGATTTTAACCCTGCATGCCGCACCATGTCGCATTTATATCGGTCGGGTCGAATATCGGAGATAAACTCCGGAATTGCCGAAAGGGAATTGCCGCGCTGACTGCAGGGGGACGGTCGATTTTAAAGGGCCAATCCCATTTTTACCGGACCGAACCGGTGGACTACAGCGATCAAGACTGGTTTGTCAACGCGGTTGTTAAAATCGAAACCCGAAGCGAACCGGCGGTTCTTTTCAGGGAACTAAAGTCCATCGAAAAAGATGTCGGACGAAAAGAGGAAGCGATCCGTTTCGGCCCCCGCATTCTCGACCTGGATATCCTGCTGTATGACCGGTTGATAATGGAGTCCGTCGAATTGACGATACCGCATCCGCGGATGCACCAAAGGCGCTTTGTCTTGCAGCCGATGTGTGATATAGATCCCCTCATGCTGCATCCGGTTTTGAAAAAAGACATGCGGTCATTGCAGGATGCATTAGGGGAAAACGAACAAAGGATCATTCAAATAAAATGAGATTATTAATATTTCTGGGACTTTTGTATCTGCTGTATCGCGTGGTGAAGTCATGGATGGGATCCCTGAACACGTCAAAAACCGCGACAACATATGATCAGACGACTCCTGAAATAGACGATGTCATGGTCAAGGATCCCTTTTGCGAGGTTTACTTTCCGAAAAGAAACGGCATCCGGATTACAAATGAGGGACAGGAGCTGTTTTTTTGCAGCACCCGGTGCCGGGACAAATTCATAGAAGCACATTCAGAGAAACGGAAATAATGTCCCCTGAAAACCTGAAAAAAATACTGAGTCATCCCAACACGCTGATAATATATCGAATATCCGTAATTCCGGCCATCGTAATGCTGCTGCTGTTTCCGAACCGGATTTGCACGTTTATTGCGGCCATTTTATTCAGTGCGGCCGCCATCACCGATTACCTGGACGGTTATCTGGCCAGAAAAAGGGGGCTTGTCACCACCTTCGGCCGGGTGATGGATCCTGTGGCGGACAAACTGCTGGTTTCCACGACCTTTATCATGCTGACCGCCCTGGGGTGGGTTCCGGCTTGGGTGGTCTGTGTGATTATCGGTCGCGAGATTGCCGTAACCGGACTGCGCAATATCATAGCTGAAAATCAGGAGGATGTTTCCGCCTCCTGGCTGGGAAAATATAAAACCGGATTTCAGATTGCCGCCATTATTCCCCTTGTCTTCCATTATCCCTATTTCGGCGTGGACCTGAATGCCGTCGGACTTTTTTTTCTATGGGGCGCGCTCTTATTTACGGTATGGTCCGGTGCGGATTATTTTATCCGGTTTAGAAAACTTTTACGAATGAATGGATAACCCGCATTTTTTTATTGACAAAAACCGAATGAGTAATTAAAAGTTACCTCTTTAGAGCGGGAATAACTCAGTGGTAGAGTGCGACCTTGCCAAGGTCGAAGTCGCGGGTTCAAATCCCGTTTCCCGCTCCATTTTTTTTGGCGGCATAGCCAAGTGGTAAGGCAGCGGTCTGCAAAACCGTTATACTCCGGTTCAAATCCGGATGCCGCCTCCAGCATAATCTTAAGGGTTTGCAAGGTTAACACAAACTTGTAAGCCCTTTTTTTCTGGTAACACCCACTAACAAACAGTTTCAACTAGAATATTTTTGTGTTATTTCCTCAAAAATGAAATGCTGCTCAAAGCCAAAGAGCGTTTTTTTAAAAATAAAGAAAGGAAACATTTGATCAAAAATCCCATCTAAGGAGGTTTCATGTCTTTTAAGCTTGTATCAACGTCGCCCACATTCGGGTATTATGCCATGGAACCGGTGGAATACCTGCAACAGCACGGCTG of the Desulfobacterales bacterium genome contains:
- the pgsA gene encoding CDP-diacylglycerol--glycerol-3-phosphate 3-phosphatidyltransferase, whose translation is MSPENLKKILSHPNTLIIYRISVIPAIVMLLLFPNRICTFIAAILFSAAAITDYLDGYLARKRGLVTTFGRVMDPVADKLLVSTTFIMLTALGWVPAWVVCVIIGREIAVTGLRNIIAENQEDVSASWLGKYKTGFQIAAIIPLVFHYPYFGVDLNAVGLFFLWGALLFTVWSGADYFIRFRKLLRMNG
- the dapF gene encoding diaminopimelate epimerase, with protein sequence MPKIPFFKMSGSGNDFIIIDNREGVVAAENIATFVRNVCCRRMSAGGDGLILVEKSDAADFKWQFFNSDGSLAEMCGNGARCVARFAYVNGITGSDMSFETDAGIVSATVSDRRVKISMPDPDNLTLSDGVELASGPLAFSSVNTGVPHVVIPVGDIDSAQVVEIGREIRYHQKFKPAGTNVNFISLRPDGVAAVRTYERGVEDETLACGTGAIACAVVLAAQFKKPSPIDVETKSGGTLRIYFKENNGHFFDIFLEGDARIIYKGKLWEDAWNYGRHPFDGPKRIVTP
- the argH gene encoding argininosuccinate lyase; translated protein: MSQKPWDGRFSEKTDRVVEAFTSSIDVDKRLYAYDVEGSIAHCKMLAKAAIITEAESAELVEGLREVLKEIERGVFHFDDSLEDIHMHIEARLAQNIGRVAQKLHTARSRNDQVALDVRMYLRDETTAVIKLLFQLSKEIVSLAKSHLEMVMPGYTHLQRAQPVLLSHHLMAYHEMFSRDVERFQDCYKRINVMPLGSAALAGTTYPIDREYTAKLLDFPAVSANSMDTVSDRDFILEFLSCASICMVHFSRISEELVLWSSSEFGFVEIPDAFATGSSIMPQKKNPDVPELVRGKAGRIFGDLMAMLTVMKGLPLAYNRDMQEDKASLFDALDTLKACIQVYIRMLPRLRFKKETMLRATRTGYLNATDLADYLVGQGMSFRQAHDTVGKAVAYALSTGKELHDLSLEELKKFSSLIKKDIYQVLATERMIDRRTSAGGTATAAVKKAISKAEKHLNRMKDAI
- a CDS encoding LL-diaminopimelate aminotransferase, translating into MLTIEKSDRLKSLPPYLFKEIDRQKDEVRKKGVDIIDVGVGDPDMPTPPHIIAALNKAAADPANHRYPSYSGMGDFNAAVARWYQKRFNVALDHEKEVVTLIGSKEGIAHIPLAFINPGDTALASSPGYPVYHIGVQFAGGKTYFMDLLKQNDFLPDLSAIPQEVARNAKIMFINYPNNPTAAVATAEFFKEVVAYAEKHKIIVCHDAAYTEMAFDGFRPISFLETDGAREVGIEFHSLSKTYNMTGWRVGFAVGRSEVIQALGQVKSNIDSGAFQAVQIAGIAALEGDQGCVAEMNKEYTARRDILVKGLIDLGLSVEMPKATFYVWIGVPKGYTSSEFTSHLLLKAGVVCTPGNGFGAAGEGYVRMALTVGQKRMKEAIERIRSIGF
- the folK gene encoding 2-amino-4-hydroxy-6-hydroxymethyldihydropteridine diphosphokinase — its product is MPHHVAFISVGSNIGDKLRNCRKGIAALTAGGRSILKGQSHFYRTEPVDYSDQDWFVNAVVKIETRSEPAVLFRELKSIEKDVGRKEEAIRFGPRILDLDILLYDRLIMESVELTIPHPRMHQRRFVLQPMCDIDPLMLHPVLKKDMRSLQDALGENEQRIIQIK